A portion of the Acidobacteriota bacterium genome contains these proteins:
- a CDS encoding TetR/AcrR family transcriptional regulator has protein sequence MASLETVDKILAAARTRLLADGFAALSTRKVAEEAGVPLSQIHYHFGSKDELILSMLRAENETLLQRQAEMFGRDLPLWKRWDIACDYLDEDLKSGYVRVLHEMMAVGWSSELVGKEVRTMILGWNRVLTELAASAEAQGLRLEPFTAAEIAALTGAAFVGAESMILLGLDSQLMPLRNALRQIGKLIKSIEKESK, from the coding sequence TTGGCATCCTTGGAGACCGTGGACAAGATTCTTGCCGCGGCGCGGACCCGCCTCCTCGCTGATGGATTCGCAGCACTGTCGACGCGGAAGGTTGCCGAAGAGGCAGGCGTGCCGCTGTCGCAGATTCACTACCACTTCGGGTCGAAAGACGAGTTGATCCTCAGCATGTTGCGGGCTGAGAACGAGACGCTCCTGCAGCGACAAGCGGAGATGTTCGGGCGCGATCTGCCCCTGTGGAAGAGATGGGACATTGCATGCGACTATCTCGATGAGGACCTCAAGTCCGGATACGTGCGTGTACTCCACGAAATGATGGCAGTCGGCTGGTCGTCAGAGCTTGTCGGCAAAGAAGTGAGGACCATGATTCTCGGCTGGAACAGAGTGCTGACCGAACTCGCTGCGAGTGCTGAAGCCCAGGGTCTAAGACTCGAACCGTTCACAGCAGCAGAAATAGCAGCGCTCACCGGCGCAGCTTTTGTCGGTGCCGAGTCAATGATCCTCCTGGGACTGGACAGCCAGCTCATGCCCCTGCGAAACGCACTGCGACAGATCGGAA